The following are encoded in a window of Sphingopyxis macrogoltabida genomic DNA:
- a CDS encoding replication initiator protein A produces the protein MTIDPSPSLFDAPIAAPVSAVDGDDRTPLLPVRHPNQDLFICDVLDAIPKDDMASMEHPVFSLSTKPDNRTRRYEHNGNVIEIIPSGKGLATIHDKDILIYCISQLVAKMNQGEQPSRTVRLQAYDMLVATNRQTSGEGYRLMADALTRLRGTTVRTNIQTGGVEETRIFGLIEEAKITRKTFDGRMLDLEITLSDWVYRSVISKNVLTLHRDYFRLRKPFERRMYELARKHCGVKDEWKIGLELLQKKCGSNSPLRVFRALVKKVCEHDADHGHFPDYAVTMDDDVILFRNRSGLKSKPDPVASAGDDAPYIDPETMHDAKTAAPGYDVYALYDEWVSWWHDMGKPELKSPAGAFLGFCKKRHERKPLR, from the coding sequence ATGACGATAGACCCCTCCCCTTCCCTGTTTGACGCGCCGATCGCCGCGCCGGTCTCGGCCGTGGACGGCGACGATCGCACGCCGCTGCTGCCGGTGCGCCATCCCAACCAGGACTTGTTCATCTGCGACGTGCTGGACGCCATCCCCAAGGATGACATGGCCTCAATGGAGCATCCGGTGTTTTCGCTCTCGACCAAGCCCGACAACCGGACGCGGCGCTACGAGCATAACGGCAACGTCATCGAGATTATCCCCTCGGGCAAGGGGCTGGCGACGATCCACGACAAGGACATATTGATCTACTGCATTTCGCAGCTCGTCGCGAAGATGAACCAGGGCGAGCAACCTAGCCGCACGGTGCGCCTGCAAGCCTATGACATGCTCGTCGCCACCAACCGGCAAACCAGCGGCGAAGGCTATCGACTGATGGCCGACGCCCTCACCCGCCTGCGCGGGACCACGGTGCGGACCAATATTCAAACGGGCGGTGTCGAAGAAACGCGGATTTTCGGCCTGATCGAAGAGGCCAAGATCACGCGCAAGACGTTCGATGGCCGGATGCTCGATCTCGAAATCACCCTGTCGGATTGGGTCTATCGCTCGGTCATCAGCAAGAACGTCCTGACGCTCCACCGCGACTATTTCCGGCTCCGCAAGCCGTTCGAGCGGCGCATGTATGAACTGGCGCGCAAGCATTGCGGCGTGAAGGACGAATGGAAGATCGGCCTAGAGTTGCTACAGAAGAAATGCGGCTCGAACAGCCCGCTCCGAGTGTTCCGGGCCTTGGTCAAGAAGGTCTGCGAGCATGACGCCGATCACGGCCATTTCCCCGACTATGCGGTGACGATGGATGATGACGTGATCTTGTTCCGCAACCGCTCGGGCCTCAAATCCAAGCCCGATCCGGTCGCCAGCGCCGGCGACGATGCGCCCTATATCGACCCGGAAACCATGCACGACGCCAAGACGGCCGCGCCAGGCTATGACGTGTATGCGCTCTATGACGAATGGGTGTCGTGGTGGCACGACATGGGCAAGCCCGAACTCAAAAGCCCTGCCGGGGCCTTCCTCGGCTTCTGCAAGAAACGGCACGAACGCAAACCACTACGCTGA